One Chromobacterium paludis genomic window carries:
- a CDS encoding prephenate dehydrogenase, which translates to MQVQQIDTLVVAGVGLIGGSFALALKRAGRVRRVIGVGRTQANLDKALALGVADEVSQDIAAVAHLADMVLLAAPVGQMGALMRALAPRLRQGAIVTDGGSTKSDVAALYRQHLPDHLPWCVPAHPIAGSDLSGASAAQYGLYENRRVVLTPLDETLPAAAETVSEMWRACGAEIHAMSPAEHDAVFASVSHLPHLLAFAYVDQVAAKADAERCFDFAATGFRDFTRIAGSHPEMWTDISLANRQALLADLAEYQAGLSRLAALLESGDAAGLNQLFGEARAARTRWHQQFLRRG; encoded by the coding sequence ATGCAGGTGCAGCAGATAGATACGCTGGTGGTGGCGGGCGTAGGCTTGATCGGCGGCTCGTTCGCGCTGGCGCTCAAGCGAGCCGGCCGGGTGCGCAGGGTCATCGGCGTCGGCCGCACGCAGGCCAATCTGGACAAGGCGCTGGCCTTGGGTGTGGCCGACGAGGTCAGCCAGGACATCGCCGCCGTGGCCCATCTCGCCGACATGGTGCTGCTGGCCGCGCCGGTGGGGCAGATGGGCGCGTTGATGCGCGCCCTGGCGCCGCGGCTGCGGCAGGGCGCCATCGTCACCGACGGCGGCAGCACCAAGAGCGACGTGGCGGCGCTGTACCGCCAGCATCTGCCCGATCATCTGCCGTGGTGCGTGCCGGCGCATCCGATCGCCGGCTCGGATTTGTCAGGCGCCTCCGCGGCCCAGTATGGGCTCTATGAAAACCGCCGCGTGGTGCTGACGCCGCTGGACGAGACCCTGCCCGCGGCCGCGGAGACCGTCTCCGAAATGTGGCGCGCCTGCGGCGCCGAAATCCACGCCATGAGCCCGGCCGAGCACGACGCGGTGTTCGCCAGCGTCAGCCATCTGCCCCACTTGCTGGCCTTCGCCTATGTCGATCAGGTGGCGGCCAAGGCCGACGCCGAGCGCTGTTTCGATTTCGCCGCCACCGGTTTTCGCGACTTCACCCGCATCGCCGGCAGCCACCCGGAGATGTGGACCGACATCAGTCTGGCCAACCGCCAGGCGCTGTTGGCCGATCTGGCCGAATACCAGGCCGGCCTGAGCCGGCTGGCGGCCTTGCTGGAGTCGGGCGACGCCGCGGGCCTGAATCAATTGTTCGGCGAGGCGCGCGCCGCGCGCACGCGCTGGCATCAGCAATTCTTGCGAAGAGGATAA
- a CDS encoding SDR family oxidoreductase — MTGKVALVTGGTRGIGAATTRLLVAQGWRVAANYREDEASALALKAELGDAVELFRADASEEKAIVRLFDDALCHYGRLDGLVNNAGVTAPMGRLEDYSAERVERILRVNVLGPLLCCREAVRRMSTHHGGDGGAIVNVSSAASRLGSAGEYIDYAASKGAIDTLTLGLAREVAAEGIRVNAVRPGLIETDIHAASGEAGRVARLAPSVPLGRGGQPAEVAEAIVWLLSDAASFCTGSLLDVSGGR, encoded by the coding sequence ATGACTGGAAAAGTCGCTCTGGTCACTGGCGGCACGCGGGGCATCGGCGCCGCGACGACGCGGCTCCTGGTTGCGCAAGGCTGGCGCGTGGCGGCCAATTACCGCGAAGACGAGGCCAGCGCCTTGGCTTTGAAGGCGGAACTGGGCGACGCCGTCGAGCTGTTCCGCGCCGACGCGTCGGAAGAGAAGGCCATCGTCAGGCTATTCGACGATGCGCTGTGCCATTACGGCCGCCTGGACGGCCTGGTCAACAATGCCGGCGTGACCGCTCCCATGGGGAGGCTGGAGGATTACAGCGCCGAAAGGGTAGAACGGATATTGCGCGTCAATGTGCTGGGCCCGCTGCTGTGCTGCCGCGAGGCCGTGCGGCGCATGTCCACCCATCACGGCGGCGACGGCGGCGCCATCGTCAACGTGTCCTCGGCCGCGTCGCGGCTGGGTTCTGCCGGCGAATACATCGATTACGCCGCCAGCAAGGGCGCGATAGACACGCTGACCCTGGGCCTGGCGCGCGAAGTGGCGGCGGAGGGTATACGCGTCAACGCGGTGCGTCCCGGCCTGATTGAAACCGATATCCACGCCGCCAGCGGCGAGGCGGGCCGCGTGGCGCGGCTGGCGCCGTCCGTCCCGCTGGGACGCGGCGGTCAGCCGGCGGAGGTGGCGGAAGCCATCGTCTGGCTGCTGTCCGATGCCGCGTCGTTTTGCACCGGCAGCCTGTTGGACGTGTCCGGCGGCCGTTAG
- a CDS encoding MFS transporter, translated as MNAPVAPIALSQPAIVPSAAAGKLQAGTPAFRSTARAMFVGGFCTFAMLYGTQPLMPMFAHDFGLTPAAASGVVSMSTGALALSLIPASLLADRFGRRPVMNGALALAAALMLLSAFVGGFGQFLWLRALFGAVLAGLPAVAMAYLSEEVDGKSLGHSMGLYIAGNALGGMSGRFIAAPLAESLGWRGAVLALALLGCAGAWWFWRCLPPSRHFQPRRHDFGRMRRELSAIGRDGGLPWLFLTAFLLMGCFVSLYNYLGFRLLAAPFSLSQGMLAWVFSLYIVGIWSSAWVGKLADRLGRRNVLWLMVGLMLAGLALTLADSLWLLVPGVALFTFGFFAGHSLASSWIGLRAGEAKALASALYLSCYYLGSSVYGTVSGLMWGRGGWHGVAAALAAGLLALLAVALRLRRLPPLAAR; from the coding sequence GTGAACGCCCCCGTCGCCCCCATCGCCCTGTCCCAGCCCGCCATCGTTCCGTCCGCCGCCGCGGGCAAGCTGCAAGCCGGCACGCCGGCCTTCCGCTCCACCGCCCGCGCCATGTTCGTCGGCGGCTTCTGCACCTTCGCCATGCTGTATGGCACCCAGCCTTTGATGCCGATGTTCGCGCATGATTTCGGGCTGACGCCGGCGGCCGCCAGCGGCGTGGTGTCGATGTCCACCGGCGCGCTGGCGCTGAGCCTGATCCCGGCCAGCCTGCTGGCCGACCGTTTCGGCCGCCGGCCGGTGATGAACGGCGCTTTGGCGCTGGCGGCGGCCTTGATGCTGCTATCGGCCTTCGTCGGCGGTTTCGGCCAATTCCTGTGGTTGCGCGCGCTGTTCGGCGCGGTGCTGGCCGGCCTGCCCGCGGTGGCGATGGCGTATCTGAGCGAGGAGGTGGACGGCAAGTCGCTGGGCCACTCCATGGGGCTGTATATCGCCGGCAACGCGCTGGGCGGCATGAGCGGGCGCTTCATCGCCGCGCCATTGGCCGAAAGCCTGGGCTGGCGCGGCGCGGTGCTGGCTTTGGCCCTGTTGGGCTGCGCCGGCGCTTGGTGGTTTTGGCGCTGCTTGCCGCCGTCGCGCCATTTCCAGCCGCGCCGGCATGACTTTGGCCGCATGCGGCGCGAGTTGTCCGCCATCGGCCGCGACGGCGGGTTGCCCTGGCTGTTCCTGACGGCCTTCCTGCTGATGGGCTGTTTCGTCAGCCTGTACAACTACTTGGGCTTCCGCCTGTTGGCCGCGCCGTTTTCCCTGAGCCAGGGCATGCTGGCCTGGGTGTTTTCGCTCTACATCGTCGGCATCTGGTCGTCGGCCTGGGTGGGCAAGCTGGCGGACCGGCTGGGCCGGCGCAATGTGTTGTGGTTGATGGTGGGACTGATGCTGGCGGGGCTGGCGTTGACGCTGGCGGACAGCCTGTGGCTGTTGGTCCCCGGCGTGGCCTTGTTCACGTTCGGCTTCTTCGCCGGCCACTCCCTGGCCAGCAGCTGGATAGGCCTGCGCGCCGGCGAGGCCAAGGCGCTGGCCTCCGCGCTGTACCTGAGCTGCTATTACCTGGGCTCCAGCGTGTACGGCACGGTGTCCGGCCTGATGTGGGGGCGCGGCGGCTGGCATGGCGTGGCCGCCGCGCTGGCGGCGGGCCTGCTGGCGCTGCTGGCGGTGGCGCTGCGCCTGCGCCGACTGCCGCCCTTGGCGGCGCGCTGA
- a CDS encoding IS110 family RNA-guided transposase, producing the protein MATVTLIGLDIGKHSFHLIGHDPRGNPVLKKQFNRNSLIEFLAKQPPCRIVMEAYCGAHWLARKLTGFGHTVQLIAPQYIRPFVFGNKNDFIDAQAICEAATRPTMRYVAAKSAEQQALSALHRLRESRIAERIQTNNQIHALLLEFGIALPVGVRGITQLPMLLMDETNGLPVKARQILQRQLDHYRLLKTEIDELDHEIATEARQDDVARRLMTIPGIGAITASQLSADAGNAKGYGNARDFAASLGLVPRQYSTGGKSKLLGISKRGDKSLRRLLVQCARVIMQNAPRWKSAMAAWTVALMQRRHSNIVACALANKLARVVWALLAKGGEYRPQARALTEMQTAG; encoded by the coding sequence ATGGCAACCGTCACACTCATCGGTCTGGATATCGGCAAGCACAGCTTTCATCTGATCGGGCACGACCCGCGCGGCAACCCGGTCCTCAAGAAGCAGTTCAATCGCAACAGTCTCATCGAATTTCTCGCGAAACAGCCTCCCTGCCGCATCGTGATGGAGGCCTACTGCGGCGCGCACTGGCTGGCACGCAAGCTGACGGGCTTCGGTCATACCGTACAACTGATCGCACCGCAGTACATCCGCCCGTTTGTCTTCGGCAACAAGAACGATTTCATCGATGCCCAGGCCATCTGCGAGGCGGCTACGCGCCCGACCATGCGCTACGTTGCCGCCAAGAGTGCCGAACAGCAAGCCTTGTCGGCACTGCATCGCCTGCGGGAATCTCGCATTGCCGAACGAATACAGACCAACAACCAGATCCATGCGCTGCTGCTGGAGTTCGGCATCGCGCTTCCTGTCGGGGTACGGGGGATCACGCAGCTGCCGATGCTGCTGATGGACGAGACCAACGGCTTGCCCGTCAAGGCCCGGCAGATCCTGCAACGCCAGCTGGATCACTACCGTCTGCTCAAGACCGAGATCGACGAGCTGGATCACGAGATTGCCACAGAAGCCCGACAGGACGATGTCGCCCGGCGGTTGATGACCATTCCCGGCATCGGTGCGATCACCGCCAGCCAGTTGTCGGCGGACGCCGGCAATGCCAAGGGCTATGGCAATGCCCGTGACTTTGCGGCATCGCTGGGTCTGGTCCCGCGACAATACTCGACAGGCGGGAAGTCCAAGCTGCTGGGCATCAGCAAACGCGGTGACAAGAGCCTGCGTCGCCTGCTGGTGCAATGCGCACGGGTGATCATGCAGAACGCGCCGCGCTGGAAGAGTGCGATGGCAGCGTGGACGGTGGCGCTGATGCAGCGTCGCCACTCGAATATCGTGGCCTGCGCACTGGCCAACAAACTGGCACGGGTCGTGTGGGCGCTACTCGCCAAAGGCGGCGAGTACCGTCCCCAGGCCCGCGCACTGACTGAAATGCAAACCGCCGGGTAA
- a CDS encoding LysR family transcriptional regulator, which produces MELRHLRYFLAVAEELHFTRAAERLHIGQPPLSQQIQALEAELGAPLFRRHQRKVELTAAGLQLLPRARQILADSAAAMAAARRAADGEIGELRIGFTSSLPLTPILHRSLRRYRERYPEVKLTLCELFTAAQFDALENKQLDLGFVRFNGPPPRDAIQVRELHRDRLLAVLPSAHPLAGASAVTLSQLADTPLIGYPREAGAGLRDVILQLARQSGVELHVVQEAGEAITQIGLVAAGVGAAILPSPLECVQIPAVRYVPLADEDAYLAMGIATRRDEDSPLAAHFLAGVAGD; this is translated from the coding sequence ATGGAACTGCGACACCTGCGCTATTTCCTCGCCGTGGCCGAGGAGCTGCACTTCACCCGCGCCGCCGAGCGGCTGCACATCGGCCAGCCGCCCTTGAGCCAGCAAATCCAGGCGCTGGAGGCCGAACTGGGCGCGCCGCTGTTCCGCCGCCATCAGCGCAAGGTGGAGCTGACCGCCGCCGGGCTGCAGCTGCTGCCCAGGGCCAGGCAAATCCTGGCCGACAGCGCGGCCGCCATGGCCGCGGCGCGCCGCGCCGCCGACGGCGAGATCGGCGAGCTGCGCATAGGCTTCACCTCCTCCCTGCCCTTGACGCCGATACTGCATCGCAGCCTGCGGCGCTATCGCGAACGCTATCCGGAGGTCAAACTGACCCTGTGCGAACTGTTCACCGCCGCCCAGTTCGACGCGCTGGAAAACAAACAGCTGGATCTCGGTTTCGTCCGCTTCAACGGCCCGCCGCCCCGCGACGCGATCCAGGTGCGGGAACTGCACCGCGACCGCCTGCTGGCGGTGCTGCCCAGCGCCCATCCGCTGGCGGGCGCATCCGCCGTCACGCTGAGTCAATTGGCCGATACGCCGCTGATAGGCTACCCGCGGGAGGCCGGCGCCGGCCTGCGCGACGTGATCCTGCAACTGGCGAGGCAAAGCGGCGTGGAGTTGCACGTGGTGCAGGAGGCGGGCGAGGCCATCACCCAGATCGGCCTGGTGGCGGCCGGCGTCGGCGCCGCCATCCTGCCCTCCCCGCTGGAATGCGTGCAGATCCCGGCCGTGCGCTATGTGCCGCTGGCCGACGAGGATGCTTACCTGGCCATGGGCATCGCCACCCGGCGCGACGAAGACTCGCCGCTGGCGGCGCATTTTCTGGCTGGCGTGGCCGGAGACTAA
- a CDS encoding dicarboxylate/amino acid:cation symporter translates to MKLILKLLAGMALGIALGLYAPQAVQSLLLTFKGLFGQFIGFMIPLIIVFYIMHGIASLESGSGRMLGWTVGLAYASTILSGALAFGAASAFLPQWVGAAAAAPADAVKLAPLFKLEIKPLFDVMTALTLAFVFGLGISATGATRLREIAEQGKDIVERVLSRVLVPLLPAYIACVFADMAAAGTAFATLQTFAVVLLLAIGLHALWLTLLYGVSGLLLGRNPLSLLRAMLPAYFTALGTMSSAATIPVALRSAADMKVASPVVSFVMPLCATIHLCGSTITLVSCATAVMLMTDGLALPGWDVMLPFILLLGVTMVAAPGAPGGGVMSALGILSSVLGFPEAALALMIALYLAQDSFGTACNVAGDGVIALWVERLALPARPAMQNG, encoded by the coding sequence TTGAAACTGATCCTGAAATTGCTGGCCGGCATGGCCCTGGGCATCGCGCTGGGCCTGTATGCGCCGCAAGCCGTGCAGTCGCTGCTGCTCACCTTCAAGGGCCTGTTCGGCCAATTCATCGGCTTCATGATCCCGCTGATCATCGTGTTCTACATCATGCATGGCATCGCCTCGCTGGAGAGCGGCTCCGGCCGCATGCTGGGCTGGACCGTGGGCCTGGCCTATGCCTCCACCATCCTGTCCGGCGCGCTGGCCTTCGGCGCGGCTTCCGCGTTCTTGCCGCAATGGGTGGGCGCGGCGGCGGCGGCTCCGGCAGACGCTGTCAAACTGGCTCCGCTGTTCAAGCTGGAAATCAAGCCGCTGTTCGATGTGATGACGGCGCTGACGCTGGCCTTCGTGTTTGGCCTGGGCATTTCCGCTACCGGCGCGACGCGGCTGCGCGAGATCGCGGAGCAGGGCAAGGACATCGTCGAGCGGGTATTGTCGCGCGTGCTGGTGCCGCTGCTGCCGGCTTATATCGCCTGCGTGTTCGCCGACATGGCCGCCGCCGGCACCGCCTTTGCCACCTTGCAGACCTTTGCCGTGGTGCTGCTGTTGGCCATCGGCCTGCACGCGCTGTGGCTGACGCTGCTGTACGGCGTGAGCGGCCTGTTGCTGGGGCGCAACCCGCTGTCCTTGCTGCGCGCCATGCTGCCGGCCTACTTCACCGCGCTGGGCACCATGTCGTCGGCCGCCACCATCCCCGTCGCGCTGCGCTCGGCCGCCGACATGAAAGTGGCCTCGCCGGTGGTGAGCTTTGTCATGCCGCTGTGCGCCACCATCCATTTGTGCGGCTCCACCATCACCCTGGTCAGCTGCGCCACGGCGGTGATGCTGATGACGGATGGCCTGGCCTTGCCGGGCTGGGATGTGATGCTGCCGTTCATCCTGTTGCTAGGCGTCACCATGGTGGCGGCGCCGGGCGCGCCGGGCGGCGGCGTGATGTCGGCGCTGGGCATCCTGTCCAGCGTGCTGGGCTTTCCGGAAGCCGCGCTGGCGCTGATGATCGCGCTCTATCTGGCGCAGGACAGCTTTGGCACCGCTTGCAATGTGGCGGGAGATGGCGTGATTGCGCTGTGGGTGGAGCGGCTGGCCTTGCCGGCGCGGCCAGCCATGCAAAATGGCTAA
- a CDS encoding DUF4936 family protein produces MTATLYCYFKAPAERDKTLAQLRALQAELAAAGWPGELLRRCDDADTWMEIYPGLADRDAFRAAWQAARLRHGLALPAHEEWFQPL; encoded by the coding sequence ATGACCGCCACGCTGTACTGCTATTTCAAAGCCCCTGCCGAACGCGACAAAACCCTGGCGCAACTGCGCGCGCTGCAAGCCGAGCTGGCCGCAGCCGGTTGGCCTGGCGAACTGTTGCGCCGCTGCGATGACGCCGACACCTGGATGGAGATCTACCCTGGCCTAGCAGACCGCGACGCCTTCCGCGCCGCCTGGCAGGCCGCCCGGCTGCGCCACGGCCTGGCGCTGCCGGCGCATGAGGAGTGGTTTCAGCCGCTATAG
- the pabC gene encoding aminodeoxychorismate lyase codes for MAMLINGLPGDMVPALDRGLNYGDGVFRTLQLRHGRPWMWSWQYARLAADAARLRLEAPDEQLLLDELMALGREHALAVAKIVLTRGQGARGYAMAGANAPTRIVSVSPWAGYPAAYGENGVTARWCELRLSLQPALAGIKHLNRLESVLARSEWDDAAIQEGLLLDQDGWLAEGTMSNVYLLRGKQILTPRLDRCGVNGAVRDWLTSHAADFGLKCIESRLSAADLIDAEAAFLSNSLMGIWPLARLGDKTWSPSPLLQTLRQALLQQA; via the coding sequence ATGGCCATGCTCATCAACGGCCTGCCGGGCGACATGGTCCCCGCCTTGGACCGCGGCCTCAATTACGGCGACGGCGTGTTCCGCACGCTGCAGCTGCGCCATGGCCGGCCGTGGATGTGGTCCTGGCAATACGCGCGGCTGGCGGCCGATGCGGCGCGGCTGCGGCTGGAAGCCCCGGACGAGCAGCTGCTGCTGGACGAGCTGATGGCGCTGGGCCGCGAGCATGCGCTGGCGGTGGCCAAGATCGTGCTGACCCGCGGCCAGGGCGCGCGCGGCTATGCCATGGCCGGCGCGAACGCGCCGACGCGCATCGTCTCGGTGTCGCCCTGGGCCGGCTATCCGGCCGCGTATGGCGAAAACGGCGTGACGGCGCGCTGGTGCGAGCTGCGGCTGTCCCTGCAGCCGGCGCTGGCCGGCATCAAACACCTGAACCGGCTGGAAAGCGTGCTGGCGCGTTCCGAATGGGACGACGCGGCCATCCAGGAGGGCTTGTTGCTGGATCAGGATGGCTGGCTGGCGGAGGGGACCATGAGCAATGTCTACTTGCTGCGCGGCAAGCAAATCCTGACCCCCCGGCTGGATAGATGCGGCGTAAACGGCGCGGTGCGTGATTGGTTGACAAGCCATGCTGCGGATTTCGGACTGAAATGTATAGAATCGCGACTCTCTGCCGCCGATTTGATTGACGCTGAGGCGGCCTTTCTCTCCAATAGCCTGATGGGCATCTGGCCGCTCGCCCGCTTGGGCGACAAGACCTGGTCGCCTTCCCCTTTGCTGCAGACGCTGCGGCAAGCCTTGCTACAACAAGCCTGA